The Anaerolineae bacterium genome window below encodes:
- the tatC gene encoding twin-arginine translocase subunit TatC, giving the protein MAETSKALDVAESRRPGGAGSSRLPKPTAAECPPELNEGEMTLMEHLIELRDRIMKAVIGVAIGTVIGFIFARQVFELLIRPLPEQAEVVALGPTDSIFMYFKVALVLGVIISMPVILYQIVQFILPGLYPNERRYLYWLLPSGTIAFASGAVFAALVVIPFSIRYLSGFMADIISPTYQVQRYIDFVTTLMFWVGLVFETPLLIYFLSKLGVVDHKKLASGRRYAVVILAVVAAIVTPTPDPVTMMVVMTPMVLLYELGVQLARLA; this is encoded by the coding sequence GTGGCTGAGACCAGCAAAGCTCTAGACGTGGCCGAGTCGCGACGGCCCGGTGGTGCCGGGTCGTCGCGGCTGCCTAAGCCGACCGCAGCGGAGTGTCCACCCGAGCTCAATGAGGGCGAGATGACGCTCATGGAGCACCTCATCGAGCTCCGTGACCGCATCATGAAGGCTGTCATTGGGGTGGCCATCGGAACGGTGATCGGTTTCATTTTCGCACGCCAGGTTTTCGAGCTGCTCATCCGCCCCCTCCCCGAGCAGGCTGAAGTAGTGGCTCTGGGCCCTACCGACTCCATCTTCATGTACTTCAAGGTAGCGCTCGTTCTAGGCGTCATCATCTCCATGCCGGTGATCCTCTACCAGATCGTCCAGTTCATCCTCCCCGGCCTGTACCCCAACGAGCGGCGCTACCTCTACTGGCTGCTGCCCTCCGGCACCATCGCCTTCGCCTCTGGGGCCGTCTTCGCCGCTCTCGTGGTCATCCCCTTCTCCATCAGGTATCTGAGCGGTTTCATGGCGGACATCATCTCGCCCACCTACCAGGTGCAGCGCTATATTGACTTCGTCACTACCCTCATGTTCTGGGTGGGCCTCGTGTTCGAGACCCCTCTGCTCATCTACTTCCTCAGCAAGCTAGGGGTGGTGGACCATAAGAAGCTCGCCAGCGGCAGGCGTTATGCCGTCGTGATCCTGGCCGTCGTGGCGGCCATCGTCACTCCCACCCCTGACCCAGTCACCATGATGGTGGTGATGACTCCAATGGTGCTGCTCTACGAGTTGGGAGTGCAGCTCGCCCGTCTGGCGTAG
- the fabK gene encoding enoyl-[acyl-carrier-protein] reductase FabK: protein MIRTPLCDLLGTTYPIVQGGMAWIATAELAAAVSEAGGLGVIGGGDCPPDYVRDQVRLAKSLTDRPFGVNIPLFSPHVPSVIDVCIEEGVRVIMTGAGNPGPHVPKLKQAGIVVIPVVASVALARRLARSGVDALVAEGTESGGHIGDVGTMPLVPQVVDAVSVPVIAAGGIADGRGLVAALALGAQGIQMGTRFVCTTECIAHDNYKQKLVRSGDRATVTTGHSLGHPVRAIRNRMTHEFAELERSGCSEEEVIRFGTGRLRRAALEGDVETGSVMSGQSCGLVNDILPCAQVIERIMAEAEACLQSLARYVTVGAG from the coding sequence ATGATCAGAACCCCACTATGTGACCTGCTCGGTACCACCTATCCCATCGTCCAGGGCGGCATGGCGTGGATCGCTACCGCCGAGCTCGCCGCAGCCGTCTCCGAGGCCGGCGGATTGGGGGTTATCGGCGGGGGCGATTGCCCTCCCGACTACGTGCGGGACCAGGTACGCCTGGCCAAGAGCCTCACTGACCGGCCCTTCGGAGTCAACATACCCCTCTTCTCACCTCACGTGCCCAGTGTCATTGACGTGTGCATCGAGGAGGGAGTGCGGGTCATCATGACCGGCGCCGGCAACCCTGGCCCACACGTTCCCAAGCTCAAGCAAGCTGGCATCGTGGTCATTCCCGTAGTCGCCTCCGTGGCCCTGGCGAGGCGTCTGGCCCGTTCCGGAGTAGATGCCTTGGTCGCCGAAGGCACCGAGTCCGGAGGCCACATCGGGGACGTGGGGACCATGCCCCTGGTCCCGCAGGTGGTGGATGCCGTCAGCGTGCCGGTGATCGCAGCCGGAGGCATCGCCGACGGCCGCGGGCTGGTAGCGGCGCTAGCCCTCGGGGCTCAGGGGATTCAGATGGGAACCCGGTTTGTGTGCACTACTGAGTGCATCGCCCACGACAACTACAAGCAGAAGCTCGTCCGCTCAGGCGATCGCGCCACCGTGACCACGGGGCATTCGCTGGGGCACCCGGTGCGCGCCATCCGCAATCGGATGACACATGAGTTCGCCGAGCTGGAGCGAAGCGGCTGTTCGGAGGAAGAGGTCATCCGCTTCGGTACCGGACGGCTCCGCCGTGCCGCGCTGGAGGGCGATGTAGAGACCGGGTCCGTCATGAGCGGCCAGTCCTGTGGCCTGGTCAATGACATCCTCCCCTGTGCCCAAGTCATCGAGCGCATCATGGCGGAGGCGGAGGCCTGCCTTCAGAGCCTTGCCCGCTACGTCACCGTGGGAGCCGGCTAG
- the amrA gene encoding AmmeMemoRadiSam system protein A: protein MTGTSAPVKLAEQAIRAYVERGELIEPPAEIPPQLQGRAGAFVSIHRRDGSLRGCIGTFEPTTPNLACEIIQNAVSAATRDPRFPPVCPEELDDLVISVDVLSPPERVYSLEDLDPKRYGVIVQSGWRRGLLLPDLEGVETSEQQLSIAMRKAGIAPHEDIIVWRFTVNRHH from the coding sequence ATGACCGGAACCAGCGCGCCGGTCAAGCTGGCAGAACAAGCCATTCGCGCTTACGTGGAACGGGGCGAGTTGATCGAGCCCCCCGCGGAGATCCCGCCCCAGTTGCAGGGACGCGCCGGGGCTTTCGTGTCCATTCACCGTCGCGACGGAAGCCTGCGAGGTTGCATAGGCACGTTCGAGCCCACCACCCCCAACCTGGCCTGCGAGATCATCCAGAACGCCGTCAGTGCCGCCACGCGCGACCCTCGCTTCCCCCCCGTCTGCCCGGAGGAGCTGGACGACCTGGTCATCTCGGTGGACGTGCTCTCACCGCCAGAGAGAGTCTACTCCCTGGAGGATCTAGACCCCAAGCGGTACGGAGTCATCGTCCAATCCGGATGGCGGCGCGGCCTACTGCTCCCCGACCTGGAGGGGGTAGAGACTTCAGAGCAGCAACTGAGCATCGCCATGCGCAAGGCGGGCATAGCCCCCCACGAGGACATCATCGTCTGGCGGTTCACCGTGAACCGCCACCACTAG
- the fabD gene encoding ACP S-malonyltransferase, with protein MLTSGLALVFPGQGTQFAGMGADLYARFPEARSAFDEADEALGEPLSQLCFQGPDEQLERTCNAQPAVLVTSIALWRVMQQRTGVHPVVAAGHSLGEYSALVAAEALELAEGLRLVRARAQCMDAAAGRDGGTGMLAVLGLTEETTEEICAQAGEATSGHVAVANYNCPGQLVVAGHNRSLDLVEKLARERGARRLVRLAVGVASHTTLLQSAAEAFAPFVAQAVIQPPAFPVVGNAYIQALSTPDTIRSEMVSQLVRPLHWPRVVQEMVLAGAERLWELGPRPVLAGLCRRIGGAPSIRPVTTADEVETVIRELEETP; from the coding sequence GTGCTCACCTCGGGGCTCGCCTTGGTATTCCCCGGTCAGGGCACTCAGTTCGCCGGAATGGGCGCGGACCTCTATGCGCGCTTCCCTGAGGCTCGCTCCGCTTTCGATGAGGCCGACGAGGCTCTGGGCGAGCCCCTCTCCCAGCTATGCTTCCAGGGCCCCGACGAGCAGTTGGAGCGTACATGCAACGCCCAGCCGGCCGTGCTGGTCACCAGCATCGCCCTTTGGCGCGTGATGCAACAGCGTACCGGTGTGCACCCCGTGGTCGCAGCGGGACACAGCCTGGGGGAGTATAGTGCCCTGGTTGCCGCCGAAGCCCTGGAGCTCGCAGAGGGGCTTCGGCTAGTCCGAGCCCGTGCTCAGTGCATGGATGCGGCCGCAGGCCGTGATGGCGGCACGGGCATGCTGGCCGTGCTCGGCTTGACGGAAGAGACGACGGAGGAGATCTGCGCCCAGGCGGGAGAGGCCACCAGTGGTCATGTCGCCGTGGCCAACTACAACTGCCCCGGCCAGCTAGTCGTCGCAGGGCACAATCGGTCGCTAGATCTGGTAGAGAAGCTGGCCCGAGAGCGCGGCGCTCGGCGTTTGGTGCGCCTGGCCGTCGGGGTAGCGTCTCATACTACACTTCTGCAAAGCGCCGCCGAAGCCTTCGCTCCCTTCGTCGCTCAGGCGGTCATCCAGCCTCCAGCTTTCCCCGTGGTAGGCAACGCCTACATACAGGCTCTGAGCACCCCCGATACCATCCGCTCGGAGATGGTGAGCCAGCTCGTGCGGCCCCTTCACTGGCCTCGAGTGGTCCAGGAGATGGTACTGGCGGGGGCTGAGAGGCTCTGGGAGCTCGGGCCACGCCCCGTCCTGGCCGGTCTATGCAGGCGTATCGGAGGGGCGCCCTCGATCCGGCCCGTCACCACGGCAGACGAGGTCGAGACGGTGATACGGGAACTGGAGGAGACACCATGA
- the hpt gene encoding hypoxanthine phosphoribosyltransferase yields MLDEAISEVVLSQEQIAHRVRELGEEIAADYADLEPVLVGILKGMFIFMADLVRAIPISLVVDFMAISRYGPTAKTKGVVRIVKDLDVSITGRHVLFVEDIIDTGMTLNYILKTLSARRPASLKVCALVDVPRRRIIDLPIAYRGFTIEDGFLVGYGLDYRERYRNLPYMAMLGQGRRP; encoded by the coding sequence ATGCTTGACGAGGCCATTTCCGAGGTCGTCCTTTCCCAGGAGCAGATAGCGCACCGGGTGCGGGAGTTGGGCGAAGAGATTGCCGCAGACTATGCTGATTTGGAGCCCGTACTGGTAGGCATCCTGAAAGGGATGTTCATCTTCATGGCTGACCTGGTGCGCGCCATCCCGATCTCCCTGGTGGTGGACTTCATGGCCATCTCGAGGTATGGCCCCACTGCAAAGACGAAAGGTGTGGTTCGCATCGTCAAGGACCTGGACGTCAGCATCACCGGGCGGCATGTCCTCTTCGTCGAGGACATCATAGATACAGGCATGACCCTGAACTACATCCTGAAGACGCTGTCGGCGCGGCGTCCGGCAAGCCTGAAGGTGTGTGCGCTGGTGGACGTACCGCGTCGCCGCATCATTGACCTTCCCATTGCTTACCGGGGCTTCACCATCGAAGATGGGTTCCTGGTCGGGTACGGCCTAGATTACCGCGAGCGGTATCGCAATCTGCCGTATATGGCTATGCTGGGCCAGGGGCGGCGGCCATGA
- the nusB gene encoding transcription antitermination factor NusB: MKPRRIARALALEVLYEAEVARRDPLVVLERRLQELQYSPSVVKFARHLVEGVAEHRSVLDGAIEDHAPGWPLAQVAPVDASILRLAAFELLYGDSPQKVAINEAVELAKRYGTDSSPRFVNGVLGAMVRGYQAAGRS, translated from the coding sequence ATGAAACCACGAAGGATCGCCCGAGCGCTGGCACTGGAAGTCCTCTACGAGGCGGAGGTTGCCCGCCGCGATCCTCTCGTCGTCCTCGAGCGCCGGCTGCAGGAACTGCAGTACTCGCCCAGCGTGGTCAAGTTTGCCCGGCACCTAGTCGAGGGAGTGGCCGAGCACCGTTCAGTCCTGGATGGTGCCATTGAGGATCACGCTCCCGGCTGGCCCCTGGCGCAGGTTGCCCCAGTTGACGCCAGCATACTGCGGCTCGCCGCTTTTGAGCTTCTCTATGGCGACTCTCCCCAGAAGGTGGCCATCAACGAAGCGGTCGAGTTGGCCAAGCGATATGGTACCGATAGCTCGCCACGCTTCGTGAACGGGGTGCTTGGAGCGATGGTACGCGGCTACCAGGCCGCCGGCAGGAGTTAG
- a CDS encoding GTPase, with translation MPEKKVIILGAAGRDFHNFNVAFRDDPSVRVVAFTATQIPNISGRLLPPDLAGPLYPEGIPIHPESELEALIRELGAQEAVFAYSDVSHEEVMHLASRCLAVGIDFRLMGMDSTALRSSRPVVSVCAARTGSGKSQTTRRVCDILAAWGRRIAVVRHPMPYGDLTRQRVQRFANLDDLDRHACTIEEREEYEPHIERGHTVYAGIDYAAILEQAEADSDIIVWDGGNNDLPFYRPDLHIVVVDPLRPGHELRFHPGEANVRMADCVVINKVDSASRADIDAVRDNVASINPTAQIIEAASPIAVDNPAMIRGKKVLVVEDGPTVTHGGMAFGAGVVAARRFGAAELVDPRPYAVGSIADTFRAYPNLGPTLPAMGYGPRQMHELQETIERTPADLIIAATPIDLSRVLQVSRPIERVRYELQEIGQPTLAEVLAPLARIRRRRERDPALE, from the coding sequence ATGCCCGAGAAGAAGGTGATCATCCTTGGCGCCGCCGGCCGCGATTTCCACAACTTCAACGTCGCCTTCCGCGATGACCCCAGCGTCAGAGTGGTTGCCTTTACCGCCACCCAGATACCCAACATCAGCGGTCGCCTCCTGCCACCGGATCTGGCCGGGCCCCTCTACCCCGAAGGCATCCCCATCCATCCCGAGTCCGAACTGGAGGCCCTGATCCGTGAGCTCGGGGCTCAGGAGGCAGTCTTCGCCTACAGCGACGTCTCTCACGAAGAGGTGATGCACCTGGCCAGCCGGTGCCTGGCCGTCGGGATTGACTTCCGCCTCATGGGGATGGACTCCACCGCGCTCAGATCCTCTCGCCCGGTCGTGTCGGTCTGCGCCGCCCGAACGGGCTCGGGCAAGAGCCAGACCACCAGACGCGTATGTGACATCCTGGCCGCCTGGGGACGACGGATAGCGGTGGTCCGCCACCCTATGCCCTACGGAGACCTGACCCGTCAGCGCGTCCAGCGGTTCGCCAACCTGGATGACCTGGACCGGCACGCGTGTACCATCGAGGAGCGCGAGGAGTATGAGCCCCACATAGAGCGAGGCCACACCGTCTATGCCGGCATAGACTACGCCGCCATACTGGAACAGGCCGAAGCGGATTCCGACATCATCGTGTGGGACGGTGGCAACAACGATCTGCCTTTCTACCGTCCCGACCTGCACATCGTAGTGGTGGATCCTCTCCGGCCGGGCCACGAGCTTCGCTTCCACCCGGGTGAGGCCAACGTGCGCATGGCGGACTGCGTGGTCATCAACAAAGTCGATAGCGCCTCCCGCGCCGACATTGATGCCGTACGCGACAACGTCGCTTCCATCAACCCCACTGCGCAGATCATCGAGGCTGCCTCTCCCATCGCCGTGGACAACCCCGCTATGATACGGGGCAAGAAGGTCTTGGTGGTGGAGGACGGACCGACCGTCACCCACGGGGGCATGGCCTTCGGCGCCGGGGTGGTGGCAGCGCGGCGATTCGGCGCCGCGGAACTGGTGGATCCCCGCCCCTACGCGGTAGGCTCTATCGCCGACACCTTCCGCGCTTACCCCAACCTTGGCCCCACGCTCCCGGCCATGGGCTACGGCCCCCGGCAGATGCACGAGTTGCAGGAAACCATCGAGCGCACGCCGGCCGATCTCATCATCGCCGCCACCCCCATAGACCTGAGCCGGGTGCTGCAGGTCAGCCGTCCTATCGAACGGGTCCGCTACGAGCTGCAGGAGATCGGTCAGCCTACGCTGGCCGAGGTGCTAGCCCCGCTGGCGCGCATACGGCGCCGCCGCGAGAGAGACCCGGCACTGGAGTGA
- a CDS encoding Asp23/Gls24 family envelope stress response protein: protein MPSGRDRIVVHPRVIATIAALTALSVPGVARLQEGGCGRWLRVARGRRVRGVQLRIDGDTVAIQLHLVISAGFSLLEVSRRVQSAVARAITEMTDMQVQHVNIEIEGVRAATYA, encoded by the coding sequence GTGCCATCCGGCCGTGATCGGATCGTCGTCCATCCCCGCGTCATTGCCACCATCGCTGCGTTGACGGCCTTATCGGTCCCCGGGGTAGCGCGGCTGCAGGAGGGGGGGTGCGGTCGCTGGCTTCGAGTTGCACGAGGCCGTCGAGTCCGTGGGGTGCAGCTCCGCATTGATGGGGACACTGTGGCGATACAGCTGCATCTCGTCATCAGCGCCGGGTTCAGCCTGCTCGAGGTAAGCAGGCGGGTGCAGAGCGCTGTGGCCCGAGCCATTACTGAGATGACCGACATGCAGGTACAGCATGTCAACATCGAGATCGAGGGGGTACGGGCAGCTACCTATGCCTGA
- a CDS encoding ATPase — MDILQLVDRLESLLNRSRRLPLSSSVVINEEEFLEIIDQLRIAVPEEIKAARRMQQERARIVSEAQEEADRITEEARRRISLMIDDHELAQAARARSEQIVRQAEQQAAALRQGADEYAAQVLRQLDQHLTNVQRVVRNGLASVSANEDGQTGTRT; from the coding sequence ATGGATATCCTCCAACTGGTAGATCGCCTGGAATCGCTGCTCAACCGGAGTCGTCGCCTTCCTCTGAGCTCCAGTGTGGTGATAAACGAAGAGGAGTTCCTCGAGATCATAGATCAGTTGCGCATCGCCGTCCCCGAGGAGATCAAGGCGGCTCGGCGCATGCAGCAGGAGCGGGCTCGTATCGTGTCCGAGGCCCAGGAGGAAGCCGACCGCATCACCGAGGAAGCGCGTCGGCGCATCAGTCTCATGATAGATGACCACGAACTGGCCCAAGCCGCCAGGGCTCGATCGGAGCAGATTGTCCGTCAGGCCGAGCAGCAGGCCGCAGCCCTCCGCCAGGGGGCCGACGAGTACGCTGCCCAAGTGCTCCGCCAACTCGACCAGCATCTGACTAACGTCCAGCGAGTAGTGCGCAATGGACTGGCCAGCGTCAGCGCCAACGAGGATGGGCAGACCGGCACGCGCACCTGA
- a CDS encoding DUF177 domain-containing protein codes for MQYNVAELLKGPSGATRQYQVDEEPQFQLEGARLVGQITGSVRLMRTQKGILVEADLSSQAEVDCARCLKKAETTLTVHIADEYRPTVDIRTGFRVWPEPDEVIEEELLIGPNNVLDLDEAARQELEASVPLKTLCTVACAGICPRCGQDLNEGPCECEPEPDARWEALRQVFNQAATQ; via the coding sequence ATGCAGTACAACGTCGCTGAACTCCTCAAGGGCCCGAGCGGCGCTACGCGGCAGTACCAGGTGGACGAGGAACCCCAGTTCCAGCTCGAGGGCGCCCGGCTCGTCGGCCAGATAACCGGCTCGGTCCGATTGATGCGTACGCAGAAAGGAATACTGGTCGAGGCCGACCTGAGCTCTCAGGCCGAGGTGGATTGCGCTCGCTGCCTCAAGAAGGCTGAGACCACCCTGACCGTGCACATCGCCGATGAGTACCGTCCCACAGTGGACATTCGCACTGGCTTTCGCGTCTGGCCGGAACCGGACGAGGTCATAGAAGAGGAGTTGCTCATCGGGCCGAACAATGTGCTCGACCTGGATGAGGCAGCCCGACAGGAGTTGGAAGCCAGCGTGCCGCTCAAGACCCTGTGCACCGTCGCCTGTGCCGGCATCTGTCCGCGGTGCGGGCAGGACCTGAACGAGGGTCCTTGTGAATGCGAACCCGAGCCTGACGCCCGGTGGGAGGCCCTGCGCCAGGTCTTCAACCAGGCCGCGACTCAGTAG
- the fabG gene encoding 3-oxoacyl-[acyl-carrier-protein] reductase encodes MIQASSFNRVALVTGGSRGIGRQVALDLAESGVDVVVNYRGNRTAAEEVVERIRELGRRALALQADVSNFAAAGEMVQQAVEAMGRLDILVNNAGVTRDTLLLRLSEDDWDLVLDTVLKGTCACSKAALRPMMRQRYGRIINIGSVSGLGGNAGQTNYSAAKAGLVGFTKALAKEVGSRNITVNLVAPGLIETEMTAGLPESLVAEALRNTPLGRLGQPADVSAAVVFLASERAGFITGQVLSVDGGLLMH; translated from the coding sequence ATGATTCAAGCATCATCTTTCAATAGAGTGGCTCTGGTGACCGGGGGAAGCAGAGGCATCGGCCGCCAGGTGGCGCTGGACCTGGCAGAGAGTGGTGTCGATGTGGTGGTGAACTACCGCGGTAACCGGACGGCGGCCGAGGAAGTGGTGGAGCGAATCCGGGAGCTCGGGCGACGGGCACTTGCCCTGCAGGCAGACGTCTCGAACTTCGCTGCCGCGGGCGAGATGGTTCAGCAGGCTGTAGAGGCAATGGGCCGGCTGGATATCCTAGTCAACAACGCCGGTGTCACCCGGGACACATTGCTCCTGCGCCTGTCCGAGGACGACTGGGACTTGGTCTTGGATACAGTTCTCAAGGGCACTTGTGCTTGCAGTAAGGCCGCCCTCCGTCCCATGATGCGGCAGCGGTACGGTCGCATCATCAATATCGGCTCCGTGTCCGGGTTGGGCGGCAACGCGGGGCAGACCAATTACAGCGCGGCCAAGGCCGGGCTGGTAGGGTTCACCAAGGCCCTGGCCAAGGAAGTCGGATCGCGCAACATCACCGTCAACCTGGTGGCCCCGGGCCTAATCGAGACCGAGATGACAGCCGGGCTGCCTGAATCGCTCGTGGCCGAAGCGCTGCGCAATACTCCCCTGGGCCGGCTGGGACAGCCCGCTGACGTCTCGGCCGCGGTGGTCTTTCTGGCATCAGAGCGCGCTGGCTTCATCACCGGGCAGGTCCTTAGTGTTGACGGTGGTCTCCTGATGCATTAG
- the rpmF gene encoding 50S ribosomal protein L32 produces the protein MGAVPKRKVSKGRRDRRRAHDVLPRLNLVRCPQCGESRLPHHVCPSCGTYRGRDVVDMGEG, from the coding sequence ATGGGAGCAGTACCGAAGAGAAAAGTATCAAAGGGGCGCAGGGATCGCCGTAGGGCACACGATGTCCTGCCCCGGCTCAACCTCGTGCGCTGCCCGCAATGCGGCGAGTCGCGCCTACCGCACCACGTCTGCCCCTCATGTGGCACCTATCGCGGTCGGGACGTGGTAGACATGGGTGAAGGCTAG
- the mtnP gene encoding S-methyl-5'-thioadenosine phosphorylase, which yields MPDAELGIIGGSGLYDIEGLGSVTEVSVDTPFGPPSDTIILGRLGPASVAFLPRHGRGHRISPTELNSRANIWALKSLGVTHVVSVSACGSLREELRPRDVVVPHQLIDFTRLRQPNTFFSHGIVAHIGFADPFCPHLSRVLAEVIRQVRGATVHEGATFITIEGPRFSTKAESHAFRSWGADIIGMTASPEAQLAREAGLCYACMAHVTDYDVWHETEEPVTVEAIVANLQANIGIARQAIRLLADRFPLECESTCRDALKNAIMTDLDLVPPETQERLSLILGQHQ from the coding sequence ATGCCCGACGCGGAACTGGGGATCATCGGTGGAAGTGGCCTTTACGACATCGAGGGACTGGGCTCCGTGACCGAAGTCTCAGTGGATACACCCTTCGGCCCGCCCTCGGATACCATCATCCTCGGCCGGCTAGGCCCGGCATCCGTGGCCTTCCTCCCTCGTCATGGGCGTGGGCACCGCATCAGCCCCACCGAGCTAAACTCCCGCGCCAACATCTGGGCCCTCAAGTCGCTTGGAGTCACTCACGTGGTATCGGTCAGCGCCTGCGGGAGCCTTCGGGAAGAGCTTCGGCCAAGAGACGTCGTCGTCCCCCATCAGCTGATAGACTTCACCCGACTGCGCCAGCCCAACACCTTCTTCAGCCACGGCATCGTCGCCCACATAGGTTTCGCCGATCCTTTCTGCCCGCACTTGAGCCGAGTACTGGCTGAGGTCATTCGGCAAGTGCGCGGCGCCACCGTCCATGAAGGGGCAACCTTCATCACCATCGAGGGCCCGCGCTTCAGCACCAAGGCCGAATCGCACGCGTTCCGCTCCTGGGGCGCGGACATAATCGGCATGACCGCCTCCCCCGAAGCCCAACTAGCCCGCGAGGCGGGACTCTGCTACGCCTGCATGGCCCACGTGACCGACTATGACGTCTGGCACGAGACGGAAGAGCCGGTGACGGTGGAGGCCATTGTGGCCAACCTGCAGGCCAATATCGGCATCGCCCGCCAGGCCATCCGCCTCCTGGCTGATCGGTTTCCTCTCGAGTGCGAGAGTACGTGCCGCGATGCCCTCAAGAACGCTATCATGACCGATCTCGATCTGGTGCCACCGGAGACCCAGGAGAGGTTGTCGCTCATCCTTGGCCAACACCAGTAG